In one Paraburkholderia megapolitana genomic region, the following are encoded:
- a CDS encoding AbrB/MazE/SpoVT family DNA-binding domain-containing protein, giving the protein MAFATITSKGQVTIPVGVRSDLGLGTGDRIEFVLNDDTGRYELVPATKSVESLKGLVGKPARPVSVEDMNAAIAARGANG; this is encoded by the coding sequence ATGGCGTTCGCGACAATTACGTCAAAGGGGCAGGTTACGATTCCGGTCGGCGTGCGGAGCGATCTGGGATTGGGAACCGGCGACAGAATCGAATTCGTCCTCAACGACGACACGGGTCGCTACGAGCTAGTGCCAGCGACAAAATCCGTCGAATCGCTCAAGGGGCTTGTCGGTAAGCCAGCCAGGCCCGTGTCTGTCGAGGACATGAATGCGGCCATTGCCGCGCGCGGAGCGAACGGTTGA
- a CDS encoding PIN domain-containing protein: MIGLDTNVLVRYIAQDDKTQSPKANALIESLTVEEPGYVTQVALVEVIWVLSSLYAADRDQIAQVVEGLLRTKELSVEAAGTVWKALRAFTSSKADFADCLIERVCHDAHCEYTATFDGKAARSAGLRLIK; this comes from the coding sequence ATGATCGGTCTCGATACAAACGTTCTCGTCCGATACATCGCCCAGGATGACAAGACACAATCGCCGAAGGCGAATGCATTGATTGAGTCACTGACGGTGGAGGAGCCAGGTTACGTCACACAGGTCGCCCTGGTCGAGGTCATCTGGGTTCTCTCGAGCTTATATGCGGCAGATCGCGATCAGATCGCGCAAGTGGTCGAAGGTCTCCTTCGAACTAAAGAGTTGTCTGTCGAAGCTGCGGGGACGGTCTGGAAAGCCCTTCGGGCGTTCACTTCCTCGAAGGCCGACTTCGCGGACTGCCTCATCGAGCGCGTTTGCCATGACGCACATTGCGAGTACACAGCGACATTCGATGGGAAAGCCGCCAGGTCGGCGGGCTTGCGGTTAATCAAGTAG
- a CDS encoding MATE family efflux transporter — protein sequence MLLGMPVIFLLWLTTSMSRGTGDAVTPLWTLALATGLALVFTPALIRGWWGLPQLGVASAAVSTLLAFTLALVWSMLHWRRIGHPLALYEALLRNVRLDRGIARSILRIGVPSSLQMLTMATAEIVLLGMVNRHGSHATAAYGAVNQVMSWIQLPAMSLGITTSILASHAIGAGKTERLGRIVRTGLSLNLAVTGSFVAGAYALAPTVIGLFLKDDAVIALALQLLHIVGWSVVVLGLTNVLVGVMRASGTVLGPTGLGMFAILCIELPVATWLNFRIGMSGIWWAYAVTFVAMLGLQSLFYRWVWSRREVRRLST from the coding sequence ATGTTGCTGGGCATGCCGGTGATCTTTCTCTTGTGGTTGACCACCTCGATGAGCCGCGGCACCGGCGACGCGGTCACACCGCTATGGACGCTGGCGCTCGCCACCGGTCTCGCGCTTGTTTTCACACCGGCGCTGATCCGCGGATGGTGGGGGCTGCCGCAACTGGGCGTAGCCAGCGCCGCGGTCTCGACGTTGCTGGCGTTCACGCTTGCGCTCGTCTGGTCGATGCTGCACTGGCGGCGCATCGGCCATCCGCTGGCGCTGTACGAAGCGCTGCTGCGCAATGTACGGCTCGATCGCGGTATCGCGCGCAGCATCTTGCGTATCGGTGTGCCGTCTTCCTTGCAGATGCTCACGATGGCCACCGCGGAGATCGTGTTGCTCGGCATGGTCAACCGTCATGGCTCGCACGCGACCGCGGCTTACGGCGCGGTTAATCAGGTGATGAGCTGGATCCAGTTGCCGGCGATGTCGCTGGGCATTACCACGTCCATACTCGCGTCGCACGCTATCGGAGCTGGGAAGACAGAGCGGCTTGGTCGTATCGTGCGTACCGGCCTCTCGTTGAACCTCGCGGTCACGGGGAGTTTCGTGGCCGGCGCTTATGCGCTCGCGCCGACGGTGATCGGGCTGTTCCTGAAAGACGACGCGGTGATTGCGCTCGCGCTGCAGCTGCTGCATATCGTCGGCTGGAGCGTCGTGGTGCTGGGTCTTACGAATGTACTCGTCGGTGTGATGCGCGCGAGCGGTACCGTGCTCGGTCCTACGGGGCTCGGTATGTTTGCGATTCTGTGTATCGAGTTGCCGGTCGCGACGTGGTTGAATTTCCGCATCGGGATGTCGGGCATCTGGTGGGCGTATGCGGTGACTTTTGTTGCGATGCTTGGGTTGCAGAGTCTTTTCTATCGATGGGTGTGGAGTCGCAGGGAGGTTCGGCGGCTGTCTACTTGA